A section of the Lineus longissimus chromosome 1, tnLinLong1.2, whole genome shotgun sequence genome encodes:
- the LOC135487353 gene encoding splicing factor U2AF 50 kDa subunit-like, producing MADNGQMEPERKKRRSRSRSKSRDRKRSRSRSRDRGDRKGGRHGGNRKHRSKSRSPPAKRGAGRKKKPYKYWDKAPAGFEHISPMQYKAMQANGQLPSSMEFAATVPFPGITVPAGNPAIPPPPPPTGAMPGPPASIPPPPPMSMPPSAAQMPPESAGGVANGGGASTTVPFTGSAISRQARRLYIGNIPFGCTEEDMMNFFNQQMKIARLAQAEGNPVIAVQINLDKNFAFLEFRSVDETTQAMAFDGIHFKTQSLKIRRPRDYQPLPGMAETPSVAVPGVVSTVVPDSQHKIFIGGLPNYLNEDQVKELLTSFGPLKAFNLVKDSATGLSKGYAFCEYLEINITDTACTGLNGMQLGDKKLIVQRASVGAKNAQANQQAVQIQVPGLNMGVSNQITNVLCLLNMVTPEDLVDDEEYEDIVDDVREECGKYGAVVDLEIPRPIAGVEVPGCGKIFVEFRELEDCHRAQQALTGRKFANRVVVTSFFDPEKYKRRDF from the exons ATGGCAGACAATGGACAAATGGAACCAG AGCGAAAGAAACGAAGGTCTCGTAGCCGATCGAAAAGTCGTGACAGAAAGAGGTCGAGGTCCAGGAGCAGAGACAGGGGGGACAGAAAAGGTGGCCGTCATGGTGGAAACAGAAAGCACAGGTCAAAGAG TCGATCTCCACCCGCCAAGCGAGGTGCAGGTAGAAAGAAGAAGCCGTACAAATACTGGGACAAAGCCCCAGCTGGATTTGAGCACATTAGTCCTATGCAGTACAAGGCAATGCAAG cTAATGGTCAGTTGCCATCAAGTATGGAATTTGCTGCAACAGTACCGTTCCCAGGTATCACTGTTC CTGCTGGCAATCCTGCGATTCCACCACCCCCTCCTCCGACGGGCGCGATGCCTGGTCCCCCAGCCAGTatcccaccaccaccacccatGAGCATGCCGCCCTCGGCTGCACAGATGCCACCGGAGAGCGCTGGGGGCGTGGCGAATGGTGGCGGTGCCAGCACGACGGTACCCTTCACTGGCAGCGCCATCAGTCGACAAGCGAGGCGTTTATATATTGGAAACATTCCTTTTGGTTGCACGGAG GAAGATATGATGAACTTCTTCAACCAACAAATGAAAATTGCACGCCTGGCTCAAGCAGAGGGAAATCCCGTTATCGCGGTGCAGATCAATTTGGACaaaaattttgcatttttagAG TTCCGATCAGTGGATGAAACGACACAAGCCATGGCCTTTGATGGTATCCATTTTAAGACACAGTCACTAAAAATCCGTCGGCCAAGAGATTACCAGCCACTCCCAGGCATGGCTGAGACGCCATCGGTTGCTGTTCCAG GTGTGGTTTCAACAGTCGTGCCAGATTCGCAACATAAAATCTTTATTGGTGGCCTTCCCAACTACCTCAACGAAGACCAG GTCAAAGAGCTACTGACATCGTTCGGCCCCTTGAAGGCGTTCAATCTCGTCAAAGACAGCGCGACTGGTTTATCCAAGGGATACGCTTTCTGTGAATATTTGGAAATCAACATCACAGACACA GCATGCACAGGTTTGAATGGAATGCAGCTTGGAGACAAGAAGCTCATCGTGCAGAGGGCCAGTGTTGGTGCGAAGAATGCACAGGCC AATCAACAAGCGGTCCAGATCCAAGTGCCAGGATTGAACATGGGTGTGTCGAACCAGATAACGAATGTTCTCTGTCTGTTGAACATGGTCACTCCAGAAGACTTGGTTGATGATGAAGAATATGAAG ATATCGTTGATGATGTTCGGGAGGAGTGTGGAAAGTATGGCGCCGTGGTCGATTTGGAAATCCCACGGCCAATTGCTGGTGTGGAAGTACCAGGGTGTGGCAAG ATCTTCGTCGAGTTCCGTGAACTTGAGGATTGCCATCGCGCTCAGCAAGCCCTCACGGGAAGGAAGTTTGCCAATCGCGTCGTCGTCACGTCATTCTTCGACCCAGAAAAGTACAAACGACGAGACTTCTAA